The following DNA comes from Paenibacillus crassostreae.
TATGAATTAGGATTGAAATTAGGTAGATTAGCTAAACCTAGAATCTCCATCGTGTTAGGATCGGCTGCAATCACTGTCATACTAATTGGATTATACTTCTCATACGCCTCTTTCATGGCATCTTCAATATAATATTGGATGGTATCATCAATCGTTAGTTTGATATTCTTACCATTTACAGCTGGCTGATAGACTTCGTCTGCGTTTGGTAGTTTATCTAACTGTCCGTCACTTTTATAATTAATAGATCCATTTATACCCTTTAGTTCATCATCATAAAAGGCTTCGAGTCCTGTAATCGCATTACCATCACGGTCAGCATAGCCAATTATATGTGCTGCAAGACTATTTTTAGGATAATATCTCTTCTGCTCTTTTAGTAAACCAATACCCGCATCAGCGACTTTACCTTCGTCCTCTAACTGTACCTTTATTTCATCTATTAATGTAGCAACTTCATCTCGCTTCGCTTGATCGATCTTCCAACCTTCGGTACGGACTTCGCGACTAGTTCTAAGCTTTCCATCTTCATCTTTTGCTTTGACGTGATCTCGTAATTCATCTTCATCTTTTCCAAGAATTCGATGCAACCCAGCAACAACCACATCTTCGATTCCATTCTCATGAATCACCTTAGGATTCACTGTCACGGTATATGCAGGTGCATCAATGGCGAGCGCATCACCATTTCGATCGGTTATCGTTCCGCGAGTAGCCATAATGACATCTTTTTTAGACCAATTTTCAACTGCAGTTTCATGCCAAAAGTCGCCATTCACCACTTGAATCCAAAATACTTTAGTTATTAAAATAGCAAAAAGGAGGGTTATACATCCTCCTACCAGTAGTGTCCGTAACTTTATTCTTTTTACCATAGTTATCCTCACATCCACTATTTTTCTGCTGTATCTACATCAGGAACCTTCGTTTCACTGCTTTCCATTGAACTCGAAACACGAGGAACATGAATGATACTTGCCTCTTCAGGTAATACATACCCAGATTTAATCGCTATATCAACGACACTCTCCTTAAGGGTCTGCCGCTGAACTTCCAATTGAGATATTTTCACTTTGTTACTTGTAATCATATCCGCCATACGTTGACTTTGTTTATTCAAGTCATAAATATGGGCATATCGCCAAATAATTAGGCTAGCTATAGCAACAAATGAGATAACTGTTACCAAGTATAATAGTTTCTCCCTAATTGGAAGGGACGTTCTTCGTGTAACAACTTTGGTCTGCTCACGATATCCAGGAGAAACTCGTTCATTCGGTTTTGGTTTTACTGCTAAATTTCCACGCGTATACGCCATGTAACTTTTTCCTCCTTGAGCTCTCCATTAGATGATTTATCTGTATTACATTATAATTTTTCTGCAACCCGCAGTTTAGCTGATCTCGAACGAGAATTTTCCTCAAGTTCCAATTCACTTGGAGCGATGGGTTTACGATTAATAAGTTTGACTTGACCAATATGACCACACACACACATTGGAAAATCAGGTGGACATGTACATCTTGCAACATAGCTACTTAGAATCTGCTTACAAATCCGATCCTCTAAAGAATGAAAAGTAATGACAGACACTCTACCCCCAGGTGCCAAACAGCGTACTGCTTGATGTAATCCCTCTTCAAAAGCTCCAAGCTCATCATTTACAGCTATACGTAGTGCTTGGAAACTCCGCTTCGCGGGATGTCCACCTGTTCTTCTTGCGGCAGCTGGTATACCTTCTTTAATAATCTCAACCAATTCTCCCGTTGATTGAATACGTTGTTTCTCACGTTGTGCAACAATCAATTTAGCAATTCGGCGTGAGAACTTTTCCTCACCATATTGGAATAACACTCTAGCGATTTCTTGCTCTGACCATGAATTGATAATAATGTCTGCTGTGAGTTCTGAGGATTGATCCATCCGCATATCTAACGGTGCATCATGGTTATAACTAAAACCGCGCTCACCTTCATCTAACTGAGGTGAAGAGACTCCTAGATCGAATAAAATACCATCTACTTGAGGAATTCCGTCTTTCTCCGGGATTGATTCTCCCTTTAATGTCTCCTCTAAATAACGAAAGTTTGTTTTCACTAATGAAATACGATCGCTATATGGTGCTAATTTGGTCTTTGCATGTTCTAGTGCCCAGTCATCTTGATCGAGGCCGATTAACCTTCCGAACTCTCCAAGCTTAGATGCGATTAAGGAACTATGCCCTGCACCACCTAATGTACAATCGACATAAATACCATCTTTCTTGATATTTAGTCCTTCTGCCGCTTCTTCTTTAAGCACCGTAATGTGATGAAACAAGATGTTACCCCCCAAACAATTAAAAATCAAAATTAAAGTCGACTAATGTCTCTGCAATATCATTAAATGTTTCTTCAGATTGTTCGTAGTATTCACTCCAAGTGGACTTACTCCATATTTCCATACGATTGGAGACGCCAAGTACAACACATTCCTTGTCCAATTTAGCGTAATCTCTAAGGTTACTCGGTAAGTTTACCCTACCCTGTTTATCCCATTCGCATTCAGTAGCACCTGAGAAAAAAAATCTAGTGAAAGCACGTGCCTCGGATTTCATCAGAGGTAGCGTTTTAAGCTTCTGCTCTAATAATGTCCATTCATCTCTTGGATATACGAATAGACAATGATCTAAACCACGAGTAACTACAAATGAGGTCCCCAGAAGTTCACGGAATTTAACCGGGATGATAATCCGGCCTTTATCATCAATGCTATGTTGATATTCTCCCATAAACATTGGTTCCTTCACTCCTTAACTAAAATCCCCCACTTTGCACCACTTTACACCACTTAACAATACTAGATTCGCCACAAGAAATCAAAGTCCTTTTTTTATTCAAAAAAAAACAAGCCCCAAATGTATTGGAGCCTTCCTAATATTTACTATTGTAATGGAAGATAAATCAGTTGGTGTTCCAACTGTCTAAGTAGGTCACTTGTTCTGTACTTAAAGTATCCAACGTAATTCCTAAACTCTCTAATTTGAAGCTCGCTACTTGTTCATCAATCTCAAATGGCACACTCAGAACCTCTTTACCTAATTGTTCGTAATTTTCATTTACATATTTAAGAGACATTGCCTGCAATGAAAATGTCATATCCATGATTTCTGCTGGATGACCATCACCTGCACCTAAATTCACTAATCGCCCTTCAGCAATTAAATACATTTTACGACCATCCTTAAATTGATATTCCTCAATATTCCTACGAACGGTTCGTACAGAACTTGAACGAGCAAGAAGTTCAGGTTTGTTCACTTCTACATCAAAATGTCCCGCATTTGCAAGGATCGCTCCATCCTTCATGACGTCATAATGCTCACCTGTGATCACATCGCGATTACCTGTAACGGTAACAAAGAAATCTCCAAGTTTAGCGGCTTCAACCATAGGCATCACTTCAAATCCATCCATATGTGCTTCTACAGCCCGAATTGGTTTCACTTCAGTTACAATAACTTTCGCACCGAGCCCCTTCGCTCGCATGGCAACTCCCTTTCCACACCAGCCATATCCCACAACAACAACTGTCTTTCCAGCTACGACTAAGTTCGTTGTACGATTAATCGCATCAAATACAGACTGACCCGTTCCATAGCGGTTATCAAAGAGATATTTACAGTAAGCGTCATTGACGGCAACCATAGGTAGTTTCAATATCCCGTCCTTCTGCATAGCTTTTAATCTTATAATACCCGTTGTCGTCTCTTCAGCCCCACCCCGAATGTTAACAAGAAGATCCGGACGTTCCGTATGCAGAATAGTCACGAGGTCGCCACCATCATCAATAATAAGATCCGGTTTAATCTCCAACAACCGAATTAACATTTCTTTATATTCCGCAGGCTCTGGATTATGTTTGGCAAGCACGGTCACACCATCTTCTACTAATGCAGCACATACATCATCCTGTGTAGACAGAGGATTACTACCTGCAATTGTAACTTCAGCCCCACCTGCTTGTACAACCTTAGCTAAATACGCTGTCTTCGCTTCTAAATGAAGTGATATTGCTACTTTCAACCCTTTAAAAGGTTGTTCAGCTTCAAACTGCTTGCGTATTCGATTAAGCACCGGCATATGAGCCTCAACCCAATCAATCTTTAAATGCCCTTCCGGGGCTAATGCCATATCTTTTACAATACTGTTCTCTAATGATCTTGAATTCATTGTAGTCCTCCTAATGATAGATGTTATATTAAAATAACGCGGTGCTCTTCTAAGTAATCTACAGTCGTATCCATCAAATCTTTAATCAAGGATAAGCCGTAGTGGTTCAAATATTGATAAATGTTATATACTCTCTCCTGAGGTTTCCCCATAGGAAATAAAGTGGTACCTATTCGATCCCATTGAAGTAGTGCAGCCGCATGTTTTTGTTCTAGTGCTTCCTTTGATTTATGTTCTAAAAAGGAGATTTGATCGATGATCTTCCCCTTATTATTCTGTCCCAAAGTTAATAAGCCCTTTTCAAGTTTTCCCAGATCGTTTATTAATGGCTCATACAATTTTTCAAAAGCACTTCGTGCCTCCGCAAATGTCTCATCGATATTTAATGTATCCTGGTCGGATAACCATTGTTCACGTCTCTCAGCTAAACGATATTGCACATCCTGAAATGTAATTCCGTATTTATCCATATATTTCAGCTGCGTACCATCAAGTAATGTGAACGACATTCTAGGCAATATAATAGGCATTTTCAAATTGAGTATTTCAAAAGCTTGCCGAGTAATTGCCCAGTAAGCAATCTCTCCTTGTCCTAACACACTTGCTAGAACCGGAAATAAAGAATCTTGCATGATCGGTCGCGTAAGCACATTATTACTGAACCGTTCAGGATGAACCTGTAACATATCCAATAACTGTTCCTCAGTAAAGGTAACCAACCCTTTACGGTCCATAAATTTACCGTCTTGTTTCATTAGAAGTAATCTATTCCCGTTGTGAATATAGAATAGATTAGCACCATCATCCGATACATCAGCTTGCAAATTATAACCTAATGAGACAATGTGATCAGCCGCTGAACGATAAGCGCGTCCCAATTCATCATTTCGTTCGATCATAGCTTGGAATATAGGTGCTTCCAGTTTTCGCAAGCTTGGGTCAGCAGAATCTAATAACACTAGACCATATTCTCCAAAAAGATCACCTAATAGATTTGCAAAAGCATTACTCAAATTATCTGTATTTATAATACATCGTTGGATTTTAGTTAAAATACTACCTTTTACATCACTATCAGGTAAACTTTCTGACAATATTCTAATCGATCGTTCCCATTCTTCTGTTGAAACCGGCGTGTAACTTACCGATGATCGTGAATTTGTATATTTATGTAATGCTAATTTAGATGGTTGTTGCATTTCATCTGTCATTATATAAGTATGATTCACCTCATCCCAATCATGATCTTCACCGGCGATCCAGAATACGGGCACTACAGGACGATTCAGACGTTTTGTTGCTTCTCTTGCAGCTTGTATAATAGTGATAGCTTTATATACAACCAGTAATGATCCAGTAAACAATCCACTTTGTTGGCCACCCGTAACAACCAGTGTTCCAGGCTTCTCTAACAGTTGTAAGGATGTATATACTGCAGCATGGGAATTATGCTTCTCATTGTACTGTTTTAATATATCAACTAAGGCATGTCGGTTTACACGTCTGTCTTCTGTATTATCCAACCACTGTACTCGATCAATCCAAGTTATATCTTGATGATAATCCTCACCGTACAGTGGTACAACTTTCTCATAGTGATGAATATAATCATTTGCTAGTGCCGACCCTGCTTGTAAGGGCTCAGTAACTACTTCCATCGGGTATGCCTCCTATTCATAAACATAAAAGAAATCTAATGATACTTATCTAAAATTCTTACTTGATTGTATCTAATATGGTCGTTTCCGTCAAAAAGAAGTTGACTACAATCAATTACATAATCGCCTAGGCAGCTTATGTAATTGATTATATGGAGTTACTTTCATTCTAAACACTAAAAAGACCGCCGGATTATCCGACGGCTTTCTCGATTATAACTTTTATCAATCAAGCATAAGGTGTTGCAACCCAATGCCCTTTCGATACTTCAACCAACTTCGATTCTGACAAGTTAAATTGACTGCCATCATTTGAACCTTTGGCTGAATGGATAGGGCCTGAAAGATCATCATTCATGATAATCCGCTTCTTGTTCGCTTCTACCTCTGGATCTGGAATTGGAATAGCTGATAGTAGTGTTTGGGTATATGGATGAATAGGATTGCTATATAATTCTTCACTTTCAGCCAATTCAACTATTTTCCCTAAATACATAACAGCTACACGGTCACTGATATGCTTAACCATAGATAAATCATGCGCGATGAATAAATAGGTCAAACCTAAACGGTCTTGTAGATCTTTAAGAAGATTTACAACCTGTGCTTGAATAGATACGTCTAGCGCAGAAATTGGCTCATCACAAATAATGAACTTTGGATTCACTGCAAGTGCACGAGCTATTCCAATACGTTGACGTTGTCCCCCGGAGAATTCATGCGGATAACGGGTAGCGTGATCTGGATTAAGTCCTACCATATCCAACAATTCTTCAATCTTTTTCTTACGTTCTTTATGACTATCGGTTAACTTATGAATATCAAATGCCTCACCAATAATATCAGATACCGTGAATCTAGGGTTAAGCGATGCGTAAGGATCCTGGAATATCATCTGCATATCCCGACGCATAGCCTTCATTTTATTCGGTGAAAGGTTATATATATCAGTACCATTAAAATTAACACTACCTGCAGTTGGTTCATATAGTCGAAGGATTGTGCGTCCCGCTGTCGACTTACCACAGCCAGATTCTCCTACCATTCCTAATGTTTCACCTTCATTGATAGTGAAGTTAATATCATCAACAGCTTTAAGTACACTGCCTTTGCCTACATTGAAATATTTCTTTAATCCATTGACCTGAATTAATGGTTGACTCATAGCGATTCACCCTCCTGAGCCATGGGATGCAAATTCCAACAACGTGCAAAGTGTGTCTCACTAAAAACGGTTGACTCTGGAGACATAGTTTCGCAGACTTTCATTGCCTCGTCACAGCGAGCACAGAACGAACAACCAAGTGGTGGTTTGATCAAATCTGGTGGTGTTCCAATAATCGGAATAAGCGGCTCACCTTTCTTCTGATCAAGTCTTGGCATCGAACGTAAAAGTCCCTTTGTATAAGGATGTTGTGGATTCTTGAATATTTCCATAACCGTACCTGTCTCTACCACTTCACCTGCATACATAACGATAACCCGATCACACATCCCTGCTACTACCCCAAGATCATGTGTAATTAGAATAATGGATGTCCCTAAACGTTGTTGCATTTCTTTCATTACATCCAGGATCTGAGCCTGAATCGTCACATCTAAAGCTGTAGTTGGTTCATCCGCAATCAGAAGTGCAGGTCGGCATGCTAGCGCAATAGCTATCATGACACGTTGACGCATCCCTCCGGAGAATTCATGTGGATACTGACTAAAGCGAGCTTCCGCATTTTTTATCCCAACAAGCTTCAACATATCAATAGCTTCTTTTTTGGCTTCACTCGCGGACATATTCTGATGCTTCATCATAACTTCCGTAATTTGTTTACCTACTCTAATCGTAGGGTTTAAGGAAGACATGGGATCTTGGAAAATCATGCCGATGTCTTTACCACGAATGGCTTCCATCTGTTTATTTGTTTTATTTAAAAGGTTTTGTCCTTGAAAAATAATTTCGCCATTTTTAATACGTGAAGGCGGTGAAGGAATTAAACGCATAATTGTCTGAGCAGTTACACTTTTACCACTACCTGACTCTCCGACGATTGCCACCGTTTCACCTTTTCCAATTTCAAAGTTCATACCGCGCACAGCCTGAACTTCTCCGCCATTCACATGAAATGATACATGCAAGTCTTTCACTTGTAGGATCGGCTCCATGGTTCCACCTCCTATTTCTTTAATTTAGGATCTAGTGCGTCACGTAGACCGTCACCGAAAATATTAAAACAAAGCATAATTAAACTTATTAGAATGGCAGGGAATAACATCCGCCATGGATAATACATCCAACCTGTGAGTGCATCATTAATCATGGATCCTAATGATGACACTGGTGCTTGAACACCAAGACCCAAGAAACTCAAGAAAGCTTCTGAGAATATAGCACTTGGGACAGATAATGTTAATGTGACAATGATAGGTCCAACCGCATTAGGAAGAAGATGACGGAAGATTAGACGGCCTGATCCTGCCCCCATGGAACGAGAGGCTAATACGAACTCTCGATTCTTCAATTGAATAATTTCCCCGCGAACTATCCACGACATATTAATCCAACCCGTAATGGTCAAGGCAATGATAATCGTACCTAAACTTGGTTCTAGTACGACCAACAAGAGTATAGTTACCAGTAGGTAAGGAATCGAGTATAGAATTTCTGAGAATTTATTCATAATTTCATCAACACGTCCACCGAAGAAGCCCATAATCCCACCATAAATAACACCAAATATAAGGTCTATCATAGCAGCTGCTAAACCAACGATAAGCGAGATTCTTGCACCCATCCATGTCCGAACAAACATATCACGACCCAGTTCATCTGTACCGAACCAGTGAATAGAAGAAGGAGCTTGATTGGTATTTAACAGATCATTAGAATAATAGTTAAATTCAGAAATAAATGGTCCAATAATAGATGCTAGAATAATTAAAATCAATATAATTAGGGAAGTGATAGCCAGCTTATTCTGACAAAGTCTTAGCCAGGCGTCTTTCCCTGCTGATAAACTTTCTCTCTGAATAACTTCAGACTGTTTCTCATCGGTACCTATCTTACGGAAGTCTTCAGGTGTTAGTGATACTTGATCTGAAGAAGTATTAGTCTGATTAATAGCCAACCGTTAGCCCTCCTTTCTGCGGGTAAATGTAATACGTGGATCAATCAATACATAAGCTATATCTGTTATAAATCTAGCTAGCATCAGAATTACTCCATAGAAAATAGTGACACCCATAATCATTGTGTAGTCACGGTTAGTAATCGAATCGACGAATACCTTTCCGATT
Coding sequences within:
- the rsmH gene encoding 16S rRNA (cytosine(1402)-N(4))-methyltransferase RsmH, with protein sequence MFHHITVLKEEAAEGLNIKKDGIYVDCTLGGAGHSSLIASKLGEFGRLIGLDQDDWALEHAKTKLAPYSDRISLVKTNFRYLEETLKGESIPEKDGIPQVDGILFDLGVSSPQLDEGERGFSYNHDAPLDMRMDQSSELTADIIINSWSEQEIARVLFQYGEEKFSRRIAKLIVAQREKQRIQSTGELVEIIKEGIPAAARRTGGHPAKRSFQALRIAVNDELGAFEEGLHQAVRCLAPGGRVSVITFHSLEDRICKQILSSYVARCTCPPDFPMCVCGHIGQVKLINRKPIAPSELELEENSRSRSAKLRVAEKL
- the mraZ gene encoding division/cell wall cluster transcriptional repressor MraZ, which codes for MFMGEYQHSIDDKGRIIIPVKFRELLGTSFVVTRGLDHCLFVYPRDEWTLLEQKLKTLPLMKSEARAFTRFFFSGATECEWDKQGRVNLPSNLRDYAKLDKECVVLGVSNRMEIWSKSTWSEYYEQSEETFNDIAETLVDFNFDF
- a CDS encoding adenosylhomocysteinase, which codes for MNSRSLENSIVKDMALAPEGHLKIDWVEAHMPVLNRIRKQFEAEQPFKGLKVAISLHLEAKTAYLAKVVQAGGAEVTIAGSNPLSTQDDVCAALVEDGVTVLAKHNPEPAEYKEMLIRLLEIKPDLIIDDGGDLVTILHTERPDLLVNIRGGAEETTTGIIRLKAMQKDGILKLPMVAVNDAYCKYLFDNRYGTGQSVFDAINRTTNLVVAGKTVVVVGYGWCGKGVAMRAKGLGAKVIVTEVKPIRAVEAHMDGFEVMPMVEAAKLGDFFVTVTGNRDVITGEHYDVMKDGAILANAGHFDVEVNKPELLARSSSVRTVRRNIEEYQFKDGRKMYLIAEGRLVNLGAGDGHPAEIMDMTFSLQAMSLKYVNENYEQLGKEVLSVPFEIDEQVASFKLESLGITLDTLSTEQVTYLDSWNTN
- the bshC gene encoding bacillithiol biosynthesis cysteine-adding enzyme BshC — its product is MEVVTEPLQAGSALANDYIHHYEKVVPLYGEDYHQDITWIDRVQWLDNTEDRRVNRHALVDILKQYNEKHNSHAAVYTSLQLLEKPGTLVVTGGQQSGLFTGSLLVVYKAITIIQAAREATKRLNRPVVPVFWIAGEDHDWDEVNHTYIMTDEMQQPSKLALHKYTNSRSSVSYTPVSTEEWERSIRILSESLPDSDVKGSILTKIQRCIINTDNLSNAFANLLGDLFGEYGLVLLDSADPSLRKLEAPIFQAMIERNDELGRAYRSAADHIVSLGYNLQADVSDDGANLFYIHNGNRLLLMKQDGKFMDRKGLVTFTEEQLLDMLQVHPERFSNNVLTRPIMQDSLFPVLASVLGQGEIAYWAITRQAFEILNLKMPIILPRMSFTLLDGTQLKYMDKYGITFQDVQYRLAERREQWLSDQDTLNIDETFAEARSAFEKLYEPLINDLGKLEKGLLTLGQNNKGKIIDQISFLEHKSKEALEQKHAAALLQWDRIGTTLFPMGKPQERVYNIYQYLNHYGLSLIKDLMDTTVDYLEEHRVILI
- a CDS encoding ABC transporter ATP-binding protein, which produces MSQPLIQVNGLKKYFNVGKGSVLKAVDDINFTINEGETLGMVGESGCGKSTAGRTILRLYEPTAGSVNFNGTDIYNLSPNKMKAMRRDMQMIFQDPYASLNPRFTVSDIIGEAFDIHKLTDSHKERKKKIEELLDMVGLNPDHATRYPHEFSGGQRQRIGIARALAVNPKFIICDEPISALDVSIQAQVVNLLKDLQDRLGLTYLFIAHDLSMVKHISDRVAVMYLGKIVELAESEELYSNPIHPYTQTLLSAIPIPDPEVEANKKRIIMNDDLSGPIHSAKGSNDGSQFNLSESKLVEVSKGHWVATPYA
- a CDS encoding ABC transporter ATP-binding protein, with the translated sequence MEPILQVKDLHVSFHVNGGEVQAVRGMNFEIGKGETVAIVGESGSGKSVTAQTIMRLIPSPPSRIKNGEIIFQGQNLLNKTNKQMEAIRGKDIGMIFQDPMSSLNPTIRVGKQITEVMMKHQNMSASEAKKEAIDMLKLVGIKNAEARFSQYPHEFSGGMRQRVMIAIALACRPALLIADEPTTALDVTIQAQILDVMKEMQQRLGTSIILITHDLGVVAGMCDRVIVMYAGEVVETGTVMEIFKNPQHPYTKGLLRSMPRLDQKKGEPLIPIIGTPPDLIKPPLGCSFCARCDEAMKVCETMSPESTVFSETHFARCWNLHPMAQEGESL
- a CDS encoding ABC transporter permease codes for the protein MAINQTNTSSDQVSLTPEDFRKIGTDEKQSEVIQRESLSAGKDAWLRLCQNKLAITSLIILILIILASIIGPFISEFNYYSNDLLNTNQAPSSIHWFGTDELGRDMFVRTWMGARISLIVGLAAAMIDLIFGVIYGGIMGFFGGRVDEIMNKFSEILYSIPYLLVTILLLVVLEPSLGTIIIALTITGWINMSWIVRGEIIQLKNREFVLASRSMGAGSGRLIFRHLLPNAVGPIIVTLTLSVPSAIFSEAFLSFLGLGVQAPVSSLGSMINDALTGWMYYPWRMLFPAILISLIMLCFNIFGDGLRDALDPKLKK